One stretch of Dissulfurimicrobium hydrothermale DNA includes these proteins:
- a CDS encoding NAD(P)-dependent oxidoreductase, producing the protein MFKRVGFIGMGIMGQPMARNILKAGYEIMVYNRTYDKTIPLAMVGARVGMTPREVGEWADVVMLMVTGPEAIDAVLDGDDGLLKGMSNGGLIVNMSTVPPSYTRGLAARLKTYSIILIDAPVSGSKKPAEDATLIILAGGPREQIKRLESLFLTMGKRVVYCGETGQGSAMKMVVNLLLAVMVAGLSEAVSLAEDLDLDIETVLDTILSGPMGCSLFNLKADMLKNDVFPPQFPLKHMAKDLGFVINTAKECGADIFIGQSVLRLYDNAMKKGLGDQDVAAVKKIVNSLED; encoded by the coding sequence ATGTTTAAGAGGGTCGGTTTTATTGGTATGGGTATAATGGGTCAGCCCATGGCGCGCAATATCCTCAAGGCTGGCTATGAAATCATGGTCTATAATCGAACATATGATAAAACTATACCTCTCGCTATGGTAGGTGCAAGGGTAGGGATGACGCCAAGGGAGGTGGGTGAATGGGCAGATGTGGTGATGCTCATGGTTACTGGGCCCGAGGCGATCGATGCAGTCCTGGATGGTGATGACGGTCTTTTAAAAGGCATGTCAAATGGCGGCTTGATAGTCAATATGAGCACCGTGCCGCCTTCCTATACGAGAGGTCTTGCTGCAAGGCTCAAAACCTATTCTATAATACTGATAGACGCCCCTGTATCAGGTTCAAAAAAGCCAGCCGAAGATGCAACCCTTATCATCCTTGCAGGCGGTCCTCGCGAACAAATAAAGAGACTTGAATCACTTTTTTTGACAATGGGCAAGCGTGTTGTCTATTGCGGAGAGACAGGCCAAGGCTCTGCCATGAAGATGGTCGTGAATCTCCTTCTTGCCGTCATGGTGGCTGGATTGAGCGAGGCTGTTTCGCTTGCCGAAGACCTCGATCTCGACATAGAGACCGTGCTTGATACCATCCTTTCAGGTCCCATGGGGTGCAGCCTTTTCAATCTCAAGGCGGATATGCTTAAAAATGATGTCTTCCCGCCGCAATTTCCCTTAAAACATATGGCCAAAGACCTTGGTTTCGTAATAAATACTGCAAAGGAATGTGGCGCTGACATCTTTATCGGCCAGTCGGTCCTTAGGCTTTATGATAACGCCATGAAAAAGGGGCTGGGGGATCAGGATGTCGCCGCGGTCAAAAAGATTGTCAATTCTTTGGAAGATTGA
- a CDS encoding IS3 family transposase, with protein MSEKGDCYDNVPMKSFWGTLKNELVHHCQFATRREAMNEITEYIII; from the coding sequence ATGAGTGAAAAGGGCGATTGTTATGATAACGTCCCTATGAAGAGTTTCTGGGGTACCCTTAAAAACGAGCTTGTCCATCATTGTCAATTTGCAACTAGGAGGGAGGCTATGAATGAGATCACCGAATATATAATTATATAA
- a CDS encoding penicillin-binding protein 1A: protein MSNIDNEGLKRQKKPWGIGPIIGIIIGSAMLVTIIVGALLVGYMILDLPDISRLRSYNPPRVTEVYDEDHHILAYWYNEKRWPIPRDKIPQRVINAFLAAEDARFYEHPGVDLIGVLRAAIKDIEAGGIVQGASTITQQVTRSLLLSPEKSWIRKIKEAILAWQIDKALSKDEIITIYLNQIYLGYGAYGIEAAARTYFGKHVNELNLAETAMLAGLPQAPSRYSPFRNLALAKKRQEYVLRRMVDDGFITKEEAEKAKKTPIILKPEEIPQTPGVEYFLSEVRKELEEKYGEDKLFNDGLTIITTLKRSWQIQAYKSTMQGLKELIQRHPEDKELPNTLQAAFVAMDLKTGAVRAMLGGKDFRSSQFNYATQGKMQPGSAFKPVVYTTALAEKLISPNSIMVDEPISLTGPDSQHPWMPENFDKKYMGPITIRTALALSRNVIAVKLARMVGVKAIQRTARLMGIEAPLANDLSISLGSSAVPLIQLVQAYSTFPNLGKTVRPMFVEKVIDKNGNILEESKPSVSEATDPITAYQMVTLLEAVIQEGTGIYAKTLGIPAGGKTGTTDNYKDALFIGFTPETVAGVWVGRQDMQSLGRLETGGRAACPIWTSFMETTKKDMKKDAFDIPKGVTMVAFDKNTGDIVPYDQKDDNPDIALEPMPSEAVQQTSESAQPPQQQTPTQQKETNPPPSDSGRLKLPTWLKF from the coding sequence ATGTCCAATATTGACAATGAAGGTCTAAAAAGACAGAAAAAGCCGTGGGGCATAGGCCCCATAATAGGCATCATTATAGGTTCCGCCATGCTTGTCACCATCATCGTAGGTGCGCTGCTGGTGGGATACATGATCCTCGACCTGCCCGACATATCGCGCCTGCGCTCATACAACCCCCCGCGTGTGACAGAGGTCTATGACGAAGACCACCACATACTAGCCTATTGGTATAATGAAAAACGCTGGCCTATCCCGAGAGACAAGATACCCCAGAGGGTGATCAATGCCTTTCTTGCCGCCGAAGACGCTCGTTTTTACGAACATCCAGGTGTGGATCTCATAGGTGTCCTCAGAGCGGCAATAAAGGACATAGAGGCGGGCGGCATCGTCCAAGGCGCAAGCACCATCACCCAACAGGTCACAAGGTCGCTCCTGCTCAGTCCGGAGAAGAGCTGGATCAGAAAGATAAAAGAGGCCATTCTAGCCTGGCAGATCGACAAGGCACTCAGCAAAGATGAAATAATCACCATATATCTCAATCAGATCTATCTTGGGTATGGGGCCTACGGCATAGAGGCCGCAGCCAGGACATATTTCGGCAAGCATGTAAATGAGCTCAATCTGGCGGAAACGGCTATGTTAGCAGGTCTTCCACAGGCACCAAGCCGCTATTCCCCATTCAGAAACCTGGCCCTTGCTAAAAAAAGACAGGAATATGTACTAAGGCGCATGGTGGATGATGGTTTTATAACAAAAGAGGAGGCGGAAAAGGCCAAAAAGACCCCAATCATCCTAAAACCAGAAGAGATACCGCAGACGCCAGGGGTTGAATACTTTCTGTCAGAGGTAAGAAAAGAACTTGAAGAAAAATACGGAGAGGACAAATTATTCAATGACGGGTTGACTATTATAACAACGCTGAAAAGGTCATGGCAGATCCAGGCGTATAAATCTACAATGCAAGGCCTGAAAGAACTCATCCAGAGACATCCGGAGGACAAGGAACTACCTAACACCCTTCAGGCAGCATTCGTGGCCATGGATCTCAAGACTGGTGCTGTAAGGGCCATGCTCGGAGGAAAGGACTTCAGGTCTTCCCAATTCAACTATGCAACACAGGGCAAGATGCAGCCCGGTTCGGCATTTAAACCTGTAGTCTACACTACGGCCCTTGCCGAAAAGCTCATATCCCCAAACAGCATCATGGTTGACGAGCCCATATCCCTTACGGGTCCCGATTCTCAACACCCTTGGATGCCTGAGAACTTTGACAAGAAATATATGGGACCTATCACCATAAGGACGGCCCTGGCGCTTTCAAGAAATGTTATTGCTGTAAAACTGGCCAGGATGGTAGGTGTAAAGGCCATTCAGAGGACGGCCCGCCTCATGGGGATCGAGGCCCCATTGGCGAACGATCTATCCATCTCGCTTGGATCGTCAGCCGTACCACTCATACAGCTCGTTCAGGCCTACAGCACATTTCCAAACCTTGGAAAGACGGTACGGCCTATGTTCGTAGAAAAGGTTATAGACAAAAATGGCAATATACTTGAAGAATCTAAGCCATCCGTCTCAGAGGCAACAGACCCCATTACGGCATATCAGATGGTGACGCTGCTTGAAGCAGTGATACAGGAGGGTACCGGCATCTATGCCAAGACCTTGGGGATCCCGGCAGGAGGCAAGACCGGCACCACGGACAATTACAAAGACGCCTTGTTTATCGGCTTTACGCCCGAAACCGTAGCAGGAGTCTGGGTGGGCAGGCAGGACATGCAATCTCTTGGGAGGTTAGAAACGGGCGGAAGGGCCGCATGCCCGATCTGGACGTCTTTTATGGAAACAACCAAGAAAGACATGAAAAAAGACGCCTTTGACATACCTAAAGGCGTAACCATGGTGGCATTCGATAAAAATACTGGCGATATCGTACCCTACGATCAAAAAGACGACAACCCTGACATAGCCCTTGAACCAATGCCTTCGGAAGCGGTCCAGCAAACCTCCGAATCGGCCCAACCGCCGCAACAACAGACGCCCACTCAACAAAAAGAAACAAACCCACCCCCCTCTGACTCCGGCAGACTTAAATTACCAACGTGGCTTAAATTCTAG
- a CDS encoding ferritin family protein, with translation MPEFGNPFSGLVNSRKLTHEELIRGIRFFIAAEYEAVQLYMQIAESIDDELSKAVLKDIADEERVHAGEFLSLLKRLEPDEEKFYIKGASEVEEISEGLRNKNTDR, from the coding sequence ATGCCGGAATTCGGAAATCCTTTTTCAGGCCTTGTCAATTCACGAAAACTTACACATGAAGAGCTTATAAGGGGCATACGCTTTTTTATAGCGGCAGAGTATGAAGCGGTTCAGCTCTATATGCAGATTGCCGAATCCATCGACGATGAACTTTCAAAGGCCGTTTTAAAAGACATTGCAGACGAAGAACGTGTTCATGCTGGTGAATTTCTTAGCTTATTGAAACGTCTAGAACCAGATGAGGAAAAATTCTACATTAAAGGCGCCTCCGAGGTGGAAGAGATATCCGAAGGGCTGAGAAATAAAAATACTGACAGATAA
- a CDS encoding lipopolysaccharide assembly protein LapA domain-containing protein produces MPILILILIIIALVTIFSVQNATPVAISFFVWKFEASLAIVVYLFVILGIFLGMIIAYWRMVKSSLKKSSPKKTEEIPRLNNRPLYGDLY; encoded by the coding sequence ATGCCCATATTAATACTTATACTCATAATCATTGCATTAGTAACCATATTTTCAGTGCAGAATGCCACACCTGTTGCTATCTCCTTTTTTGTATGGAAATTTGAGGCATCTCTCGCCATAGTGGTATATCTGTTTGTCATTTTAGGCATATTCCTTGGGATGATCATTGCATACTGGCGTATGGTTAAATCATCTTTAAAAAAATCTTCTCCGAAAAAAACAGAGGAAATCCCGAGGTTGAACAATAGACCTTTATATGGAGACCTTTATTAA
- the mgtA gene encoding magnesium-translocating P-type ATPase gives MKIFPSSILPRRLGLPKQNGDRFQSTQSLTQFAVSEIDEVLRRVGTQLSGLSEDEALDRLEKYGPNTVAQEKRYGRLHLFGKALINPLIILLSILAVVSALTGDLRAAFVMSLMVVVSVLLRFIQEARADSAAAKLKAMIRVTATVVRDGEQREVPLSELVTGDIVKFSAGDMIPADVRLIESKDFFVIQSILTGESFPVEKTHLKENKVVKSPVELSNICFLGTSVESGTATAVVIETGFRTYLGRMARSIVEQQPQTAFDKGVARFTWLMIRFMMVMVPLVFVINGITKGDWKEAFFFALSVAVGMTPEMLPMIVTVCLSRGAMAMSKKKVIVKRLNSIQNLGAMDVLCTDKTGTLTMDRVVLEKHCDLMLEENEEVLLLAYLNSHFQTSLKNVLDRAVLAHREVHDQFHVPDYIKEDEIPFDFNRRLMSVVLKTPKGENLLICKGAPEEVFKRCSRFEYKNDLYNIDEMWLNDIRIEYDKLGRDGFRVLAIAYRYMEKKPAYSKEDERDLILKGYVAFFDPPKETAPHAVAALHRHGVAVKVLTGDNEAVTRKVCKDVEIPTAHVINGDDVEHMTDEDLEGIVEETTIFTRLAPAHKQRIVRALQRKGHVVGFLGDGINDAPALRAADVGISVDSAVDIAKESADLILLEKSLMVLEEGILEGRKVFANILKYIRMGASSAFGNMFSVVGASAFLPFLPMAPLQILTNNMLYDFSQVPIPTDNVDHDEIKNPRPWSMGEITRFILFIGPCSSIFDYTTYFIMLYIFDCWKNAPLFQTGWFIESLLTQTFIIHVIRTKKVPFVESLASRPLILTTMVIMMIGMWLPYSPIAGTLGFVRPPLMYWPLVVLTLVCYMVLTQIVKVWLMRKRWI, from the coding sequence ATGAAAATCTTTCCATCTTCAATATTGCCGAGGCGTCTCGGCTTGCCAAAACAAAACGGCGACAGGTTTCAGTCCACCCAAAGCCTGACCCAATTCGCTGTAAGCGAAATAGACGAGGTCTTGCGGAGGGTGGGTACGCAATTATCCGGTCTCAGTGAAGATGAGGCGCTGGATAGACTTGAAAAATATGGTCCCAATACAGTTGCGCAGGAAAAACGGTATGGGAGACTCCATCTCTTCGGGAAGGCCCTGATCAATCCCCTTATTATCCTGCTCTCTATATTGGCCGTCGTATCGGCGCTGACCGGGGACCTGCGTGCGGCCTTTGTTATGTCTCTTATGGTAGTCGTCAGCGTTTTGTTGCGTTTTATTCAAGAGGCCAGGGCGGATTCGGCTGCGGCGAAATTAAAGGCCATGATACGCGTTACAGCTACGGTTGTCAGGGATGGAGAGCAGCGCGAGGTCCCGCTTAGCGAGCTTGTGACAGGCGATATAGTTAAATTCTCGGCAGGCGATATGATTCCTGCTGACGTGCGTCTTATAGAGAGCAAGGATTTTTTTGTGATACAATCCATACTCACAGGCGAATCCTTCCCTGTAGAGAAGACACACCTTAAAGAAAATAAGGTGGTTAAATCGCCCGTAGAACTTTCAAATATCTGTTTTCTTGGCACCAGTGTTGAGAGTGGAACAGCTACCGCCGTTGTTATCGAGACCGGATTCCGCACCTATCTGGGTAGAATGGCGAGATCCATTGTTGAACAACAGCCACAGACGGCCTTTGATAAGGGTGTCGCCAGGTTTACATGGCTCATGATCCGCTTCATGATGGTTATGGTGCCCTTGGTGTTTGTGATAAACGGCATTACAAAAGGTGACTGGAAAGAGGCCTTCTTTTTTGCCTTGTCTGTGGCTGTGGGCATGACGCCCGAGATGCTCCCAATGATCGTGACCGTATGCCTTTCTCGTGGTGCCATGGCCATGTCAAAAAAGAAGGTTATAGTAAAACGTCTCAATTCCATTCAGAACCTAGGTGCGATGGACGTTTTATGCACCGACAAGACAGGCACACTTACCATGGACCGTGTAGTCCTCGAAAAGCACTGTGATCTCATGTTGGAGGAAAATGAAGAGGTCCTGCTCTTGGCCTATCTAAACAGTCATTTTCAGACAAGCCTCAAAAATGTCCTTGATCGGGCTGTGCTCGCCCATCGGGAGGTGCATGATCAATTTCATGTGCCTGATTATATAAAGGAAGATGAGATCCCATTTGATTTCAATCGTAGGTTGATGTCGGTTGTGCTCAAGACGCCTAAAGGTGAAAACCTTCTCATCTGCAAGGGTGCCCCGGAAGAGGTCTTTAAACGTTGCAGTCGGTTCGAATATAAAAACGATCTGTATAATATAGATGAAATGTGGCTTAATGATATAAGGATAGAGTATGACAAATTGGGCAGAGACGGTTTCAGAGTGCTTGCCATAGCCTACCGCTATATGGAGAAAAAGCCGGCTTATTCCAAAGAAGATGAGAGAGATCTGATCTTAAAGGGGTATGTCGCTTTTTTCGATCCGCCAAAAGAAACCGCGCCCCATGCGGTTGCCGCTTTGCATAGACATGGGGTTGCTGTAAAAGTACTCACGGGCGACAACGAGGCTGTTACAAGGAAGGTGTGTAAAGACGTCGAGATACCTACGGCACATGTGATAAACGGTGATGATGTGGAGCATATGACCGATGAAGATCTTGAAGGTATCGTGGAGGAGACGACTATCTTCACCCGTCTCGCCCCTGCACATAAACAGCGGATAGTAAGGGCGCTCCAAAGAAAAGGACATGTAGTGGGCTTTCTGGGGGACGGGATCAATGACGCCCCTGCGCTCAGGGCCGCCGATGTAGGTATTTCAGTGGATTCCGCAGTCGACATAGCAAAGGAGTCTGCAGACCTGATCCTTCTTGAGAAGAGTCTTATGGTCCTCGAAGAGGGGATACTCGAGGGCCGCAAGGTGTTCGCAAATATACTTAAATATATCCGTATGGGGGCGAGTTCGGCCTTTGGAAACATGTTTAGCGTAGTAGGTGCAAGCGCTTTTCTGCCTTTTCTGCCAATGGCTCCGCTCCAGATATTGACCAACAACATGCTTTATGATTTTTCTCAGGTACCCATACCGACAGATAATGTAGACCACGATGAAATAAAAAATCCGCGTCCCTGGTCCATGGGCGAGATAACACGTTTCATCTTGTTCATCGGGCCTTGCAGCTCTATTTTTGACTATACTACTTACTTCATCATGCTTTATATATTCGATTGCTGGAAAAACGCCCCGCTCTTTCAGACTGGATGGTTTATTGAGTCCTTGCTTACCCAAACCTTTATTATTCACGTTATCAGGACTAAAAAGGTCCCTTTTGTCGAAAGTCTCGCCAGTCGGCCGCTCATTCTTACTACAATGGTCATTATGATGATAGGGATGTGGCTGCCCTATTCCCCAATAGCAGGAACGCTTGGTTTTGTGCGACCGCCGCTTATGTATTGGCCATTAGTTGTCCTCACGCTTGTCTGTTACATGGTGTTGACCCAGATCGTTAAGGTCTGGTTGATGCGGAAGAGGTGGATATAG
- the coaE gene encoding dephospho-CoA kinase (Dephospho-CoA kinase (CoaE) performs the final step in coenzyme A biosynthesis.), which yields MLQSYLKKKDSWPKKVIGLTGIIASGKSTTARLISQMGITVLDADELAKDAVRPGTQALQRLVNTLGTGILKQNGDLDRARVLGLILSDAGIKQTVENIIHPEILKLMDERLKALKAKGVEMVFVEVPLLFEAGWEGLFDMIVTVSAPEKACIKRLIERNNIGRRKAIMWLKQQLPQGEKIRRSDYVIFNDFQENLQKQVAKLIDDISRTP from the coding sequence ATGCTGCAATCGTACCTCAAGAAAAAAGACTCCTGGCCTAAAAAAGTCATAGGCCTGACCGGCATCATAGCATCTGGAAAAAGTACTACGGCAAGGCTGATATCCCAAATGGGCATCACCGTTCTGGATGCCGACGAACTCGCAAAAGATGCGGTAAGACCTGGCACCCAGGCGCTTCAAAGGCTTGTAAATACACTCGGGACTGGAATTCTCAAACAAAACGGCGATCTCGACAGGGCTCGAGTTTTAGGGCTTATACTGTCGGATGCCGGAATCAAACAAACTGTGGAGAACATCATACACCCTGAGATACTTAAACTCATGGATGAAAGGCTAAAGGCGCTTAAGGCAAAAGGGGTCGAGATGGTCTTTGTGGAGGTGCCGCTTTTATTCGAGGCCGGCTGGGAAGGCCTTTTTGATATGATCGTCACGGTGTCAGCGCCAGAAAAGGCCTGCATAAAGCGACTCATTGAAAGAAACAATATAGGACGGCGAAAGGCGATAATGTGGCTAAAACAGCAACTCCCTCAAGGAGAAAAGATTAGACGGTCTGATTATGTAATTTTTAATGATTTCCAGGAAAATCTACAAAAGCAAGTAGCAAAACTTATTGACGACATCAGCAGGACACCATAA
- the clpB gene encoding ATP-dependent chaperone ClpB has translation MQFDKLTLKSQEAIQEAQHLAQSRGHQQLEPEHLLRVMLSQHEGVAASVFKKMGVETSAILAEMDAVIEKLPQISGPGGGQVYLSSALNKILERSFAIAAEMKDEYVSQEHIILAMLESPQTVAAKALVSRGVTKDAFLKALVSIRGSQRITDPNPEDKFQALEKYGRDLTGLARSGRLDPVIGRDDEIRRVIQVLSRRTKNNPILIGEPGVGKTAIVEGLAQRIVSGDVPETLRDRRVVTLDMGALIAGAKYRGEFEERLKAVLKDVAERQGEVILFIDEIHTLVGAGAAQGSMDASNMLKPALARGELHCIGATTIDEYRKYIEKDAALERRFQPVLVDEPSVEDTIAILRGLKEKYEVHHGVRIKDSAIVAAATLSHRYITDRFLPDKAIDLIDEAAAKLRIEIDSLPSEIDEIERRIMQLEIEREALKKETDAVSQERLKKIEQELADLREKSDALKASWQQEKSFIKKIRDIKERMDQLKVQAEKYQREGDLNKVAEILYGELPRLKKELDEEQRRIEEIQKGGAGMLKEEVDAEDIASIISKWTGIPVTRLIEGERDKLVHMEERLAKRVVGQEAAIKAVSNAVRRARAGLHDPRRPLGSFIFLGPTGVGKTELARALAEFMFDTEQAMIRVDMSEYMEKHAVARLIGAPPGYVGYEEGGYLTEAVRRRPYAVILFDEIEKAHPDVFNILLQILDDGRLTDGKGRTVDFKNTIIIMTSNIGSDLIQEIRDYKTMEQRVNEVLRLSFRPEFLNRVDDKIIFHPLERLHLIKIVDIQLGHLAERLSENKLMLEVTDRAKEWIAEAGYDPSFGARPLKRAIQRYIEDPLAMKLLEGVFKEGGKIVVDIDENGHVVFFAG, from the coding sequence ATGCAATTTGACAAATTGACGCTTAAATCACAAGAGGCCATTCAAGAGGCCCAGCATTTAGCCCAGAGCCGCGGTCATCAACAACTGGAACCTGAGCATCTATTAAGAGTGATGCTCTCCCAGCATGAAGGGGTTGCGGCCTCTGTTTTTAAAAAAATGGGGGTCGAGACATCTGCGATCTTGGCCGAGATGGATGCCGTCATTGAAAAGTTGCCTCAGATAAGTGGTCCTGGCGGGGGGCAGGTCTATCTTTCAAGTGCGTTAAACAAGATACTTGAGCGCTCTTTTGCCATTGCGGCTGAAATGAAGGATGAATATGTGAGCCAGGAACATATCATCCTTGCAATGCTTGAGTCGCCGCAGACCGTTGCGGCCAAGGCGCTTGTCAGCCGCGGTGTTACCAAAGATGCCTTTTTAAAGGCGCTGGTCTCCATAAGAGGGAGTCAAAGGATCACCGATCCCAATCCGGAAGACAAATTCCAGGCCCTCGAAAAGTACGGCCGTGACCTTACTGGTCTTGCAAGGTCAGGCAGACTCGATCCGGTGATCGGTAGAGATGATGAGATCCGGAGGGTGATTCAGGTACTTTCCCGCCGTACAAAGAACAACCCTATCTTGATTGGCGAGCCTGGCGTCGGGAAGACTGCTATAGTTGAAGGCCTGGCCCAGAGGATAGTCTCGGGGGATGTCCCTGAAACGTTGCGCGATCGCAGGGTCGTTACCCTTGATATGGGTGCACTTATAGCAGGCGCTAAGTATCGCGGTGAATTTGAAGAAAGGCTCAAGGCAGTGCTCAAAGATGTGGCAGAGCGCCAAGGCGAGGTAATCCTTTTCATTGATGAGATCCATACCTTGGTAGGGGCTGGGGCGGCCCAGGGATCGATGGATGCATCGAATATGCTGAAACCGGCGCTTGCAAGGGGTGAGCTTCACTGCATAGGTGCAACGACCATAGATGAGTACAGGAAATATATAGAAAAAGACGCTGCACTCGAAAGACGTTTTCAGCCGGTACTTGTGGATGAGCCTTCAGTGGAAGATACGATCGCGATACTGAGGGGGCTCAAGGAGAAGTATGAGGTACATCATGGCGTAAGGATAAAAGACTCGGCCATAGTGGCGGCGGCTACCCTTTCGCATCGTTATATTACAGATCGTTTCCTTCCTGACAAGGCCATTGATCTTATAGACGAGGCGGCGGCCAAGCTCAGGATTGAGATAGATAGTCTGCCTTCCGAGATAGACGAGATAGAGCGAAGGATCATGCAGCTTGAGATAGAACGCGAGGCCTTAAAGAAAGAGACAGACGCGGTCTCGCAGGAGAGACTTAAGAAAATAGAGCAGGAGCTTGCAGATTTAAGGGAAAAAAGCGATGCCTTAAAGGCCTCGTGGCAGCAGGAGAAGAGTTTTATCAAAAAGATTCGGGATATCAAGGAACGTATGGATCAGCTGAAGGTCCAGGCCGAGAAATATCAAAGAGAAGGCGATCTGAACAAGGTCGCGGAAATACTTTACGGAGAGCTGCCGAGATTAAAAAAAGAACTCGATGAAGAACAGCGGCGCATTGAAGAGATACAGAAAGGCGGCGCTGGTATGCTCAAGGAGGAAGTTGATGCAGAGGACATAGCATCTATCATCTCAAAATGGACAGGTATCCCGGTAACTAGGCTTATAGAGGGTGAGAGAGACAAGCTGGTTCATATGGAGGAGCGTCTTGCCAAGAGGGTGGTAGGCCAAGAGGCGGCTATAAAGGCGGTTTCAAACGCGGTCAGAAGGGCTAGGGCAGGGCTCCACGATCCGAGGCGGCCGTTGGGCTCTTTCATATTTCTCGGTCCAACCGGGGTAGGTAAGACAGAGCTTGCGAGGGCACTAGCCGAGTTCATGTTTGATACGGAGCAGGCAATGATCCGTGTGGATATGAGCGAATATATGGAAAAACATGCAGTCGCTAGACTTATCGGTGCGCCACCCGGCTATGTTGGCTATGAAGAAGGCGGATATTTAACAGAGGCGGTGCGGAGGAGGCCTTATGCCGTAATCCTGTTCGATGAGATAGAAAAGGCCCATCCAGATGTATTCAATATCTTACTCCAGATCCTAGATGACGGCAGGTTGACGGACGGCAAAGGTCGAACGGTGGATTTCAAGAATACCATCATAATCATGACCTCTAACATAGGAAGTGATCTCATACAGGAGATCAGGGACTACAAGACCATGGAACAGAGGGTCAACGAGGTGCTGCGTCTTTCCTTTAGGCCGGAATTTCTGAACAGAGTGGATGATAAGATAATATTCCATCCGCTTGAGAGGCTGCATCTCATAAAGATCGTTGATATCCAACTCGGGCACCTGGCCGAGCGCCTTTCCGAGAACAAGCTCATGCTTGAGGTAACCGACAGGGCAAAGGAATGGATCGCAGAGGCTGGCTATGACCCGTCATTCGGCGCCAGGCCGCTTAAACGGGCCATCCAGCGTTATATCGAGGATCCGCTTGCCATGAAACTTCTTGAAGGGGTATTTAAAGAGGGGGGCAAGATAGTGGTGGATATAGACGAGAATGGCCATGTGGTCTTTTTTGCTGGTTGA
- a CDS encoding CBS and ACT domain-containing protein, whose amino-acid sequence MLVKDWMVSNPITIDENASIMKATQLMKEHNIRRIPVIRQNRLVGIVSDRDIKEAAPSKATSLDVHELYYLLSEIKLKDIMTKEPITLKEDDSVEKAAVIMLENKISGLPVVNDQGAVTGIITQTDVFKVMISITGIYRGPIQIAFDLEDRHGATAEVLNLIRSRQASLVSVLTSQDHVTPGRKEVYVRIKDIPEDQLNSLVNDLKKVAKVLYVKREILTDIPRRPKKS is encoded by the coding sequence ATGCTAGTTAAAGACTGGATGGTCTCCAATCCTATAACTATTGACGAAAATGCATCCATCATGAAGGCAACTCAGCTCATGAAAGAGCATAATATAAGGCGGATACCGGTAATCAGACAGAATCGCCTGGTTGGGATCGTAAGCGACCGTGACATAAAAGAAGCGGCCCCATCGAAGGCCACGTCTTTGGATGTACATGAGCTCTATTATCTTTTGTCTGAGATCAAATTGAAAGACATAATGACCAAGGAGCCGATAACACTCAAGGAGGACGATTCAGTGGAAAAGGCTGCTGTGATAATGCTTGAGAATAAGATATCGGGCCTGCCTGTGGTCAATGACCAAGGCGCCGTTACAGGCATAATAACCCAGACCGATGTCTTCAAAGTGATGATAAGCATTACTGGTATTTACCGGGGGCCGATACAGATCGCCTTTGATCTTGAAGATAGACACGGCGCAACCGCAGAGGTATTGAACCTCATCCGTTCTAGACAGGCTAGCCTTGTAAGTGTGCTTACATCGCAGGATCATGTAACGCCGGGTCGCAAGGAGGTATATGTGCGCATAAAAGATATACCTGAAGACCAGCTTAATTCATTAGTAAATGATCTCAAAAAGGTGGCCAAGGTCTTATATGTCAAAAGGGAGATATTGACTGATATACCGCGAAGGCCTAAAAAATCCTAA